One window from the genome of Saprospiraceae bacterium encodes:
- a CDS encoding acetyl-CoA carboxylase biotin carboxylase subunit: MRKILIANRGEIALRIIRTAKKMGIKTVSVYSEADRYALHTLAADEAIYIGEAASRDSYLKMDRILQAAIDTNSDAIHPGYGFLSENPAFAKLVESTSIKFIGPPASAMEKMGSKIGAKQTATKMNVPLVPGTDHAIQSLEEANLIATQIGFPLLIKASAGGGGKGMRIVHSLDELAQQLKSAGNEAMASFGDASVFIEKYISKPRHIEIQIFTDSFGNGIHLFERECSIQRRHQKIIEEAPSSCLSSELREKMGQDALKLALACGYVGAGTVEFLADEHLNYYFLEMNTRLQVEHTVTEMITGIDLVQLQIEIADGKKLNLNQQDLKINGHSIELRICAEDPLNQFLPSTGTLEIYRPPADQSIRLDDAYCEGMEIPIHYDPLIGKLISHGTNRLEAIEKLKKAINQFQIKGIETTLDFGSYVLNHPEFIRGDFDTGFILKNYEAYLAEHNDVAFEEAAALAALKIYMMQVSLPKMNSGLVTNWKSNRKTYN, translated from the coding sequence ATTCGTAAAATACTTATAGCCAATAGAGGAGAAATTGCTTTACGTATAATCCGTACTGCAAAAAAAATGGGAATTAAAACAGTTTCCGTATATAGTGAAGCAGATCGTTATGCGCTGCATACCCTTGCTGCAGATGAAGCAATTTATATTGGAGAAGCTGCATCCAGGGATTCCTATTTAAAAATGGACCGCATTTTGCAAGCAGCAATCGACACAAATTCAGATGCCATTCATCCAGGCTATGGCTTCTTGAGTGAAAATCCGGCTTTTGCTAAATTAGTTGAATCAACATCTATAAAATTTATTGGACCACCAGCTTCCGCAATGGAAAAAATGGGAAGTAAAATTGGAGCTAAACAAACTGCTACTAAAATGAACGTCCCTTTAGTTCCCGGGACGGATCATGCGATTCAATCATTAGAAGAAGCCAATTTAATTGCCACTCAAATTGGATTTCCATTATTAATTAAAGCTTCCGCCGGTGGTGGTGGAAAAGGAATGCGCATTGTCCATTCACTGGATGAATTAGCACAACAATTAAAATCAGCTGGAAATGAAGCCATGGCATCCTTTGGTGATGCTTCCGTTTTTATTGAAAAATATATTTCAAAACCAAGACATATAGAAATTCAGATTTTTACAGATTCATTTGGCAATGGCATTCATTTATTTGAACGTGAATGCAGTATTCAAAGAAGGCATCAGAAAATTATTGAAGAAGCCCCTTCAAGCTGCTTATCCTCAGAACTTCGCGAAAAAATGGGACAAGATGCTTTGAAACTCGCATTGGCTTGCGGCTATGTAGGTGCTGGAACTGTTGAGTTTTTAGCCGATGAGCATTTGAATTATTATTTTCTTGAAATGAACACGCGCTTACAAGTTGAGCATACCGTGACTGAAATGATAACCGGTATTGACTTGGTCCAATTGCAAATTGAAATAGCAGATGGTAAAAAATTAAATTTAAATCAGCAAGACTTAAAAATCAATGGACACAGTATTGAGCTTCGTATTTGTGCAGAAGATCCATTGAATCAATTTTTACCAAGTACCGGAACTCTGGAGATATATCGCCCACCTGCAGATCAAAGCATCCGATTGGATGATGCATATTGTGAAGGAATGGAAATACCAATACATTATGATCCATTAATTGGAAAATTGATCTCACATGGAACAAATCGCTTGGAAGCAATTGAAAAATTAAAAAAAGCAATCAATCAATTTCAAATTAAGGGCATTGAAACTACCCTTGATTTTGGAAGCTATGTTTTAAATCATCCCGAATTTATTCGGGGTGATTTTGATACCGGATTTATTCTAAAAAATTACGAAGCCTATTTAGCAGAACACAATGATGTAGCGTTTGAAGAAGCTGCCGCTTTAGCCGCACTGAAAATTTATATGATGCAAGTCAGCCTTCCTAAAATGAATTCAGGACTTGTAACAAATTGGAAAAGCAACAGAAAAACGTATAATTAA